The genomic region CTACCTCCTATTATTTATACAATAAATATATCCTATAATTTATATTATATACAAATCATAGGATATTGTCAATATACTTTTTTTCGTCAAATTTCGACATTCTTTATATTGATTTTGTCAAGTCAGGGACAAAAATTTTTGTAGGGAACGGATTTATCCGTTCCGCTTCGGAATGCATAACTGCATTCCCTACATTTTACATAACACCTGACGCATTTGTTTTACAATGCCTTATATAGATTTTCTATAGTTTTTATATCAGTTTCAGAAAAATCTTCCATTTCGAAGGTTAAATTCATACTTTTATATTTTTCAAGACAAAGTTTTTTAAATGGCAAAAGTTCAATTTTTGACACATTTTTAAGTTCTTTTACTTTTCTTAAAAACTCTATATTTTCTTTCGTATTATTAACACCTTTAATAATAACCTGCCTTATCCATACCTCTTTATTTATACTTTGAAGATAATTTAAAAATTCAAGAGTTATTTTATTTGATGCCCTCATATATTCCATATACAGTTTCTCGTTTGGCATTTTTAAATCTAAAAGTACCAAATCAGTATATGTAAGCAGTTCTTTAACATAATCATTTAAAATACTTCCGTTTGTATCAAGAGCGATATGGTAGCCTTTTTCTTTCAGAAGTTTAAATAAAGGGATAAGTTCTTTTGCCTGAAGGAGTGGCTCTCCTCCTGAAAAAGTCACTCCACCTTTATCAAATATATAATTTTTAAATCTCTCAACTTTTTTGAAAATTTCTTCTATGGTAAATAAGTTATTCTTATTTTCATAAACGGTTTCGGGGTTATGGCAATATTTACACTTAAAATTACATCCTTGCATAAACACAACAAATCTGACACCCGGCCCGTCAACCGTCCCTAAAGACTGAAACGAATTTATATTTAGCATATTATATACTGTTATGGAAAGTTCTTTTAATAACTTCCTGTTGTTGCTCCTTGTTAAGTTTATGGAAATTTACTGCATATCCTGATACCCTGATTGTAAGGTTAGGATATTTTTCAGGATGATTATAGCAGTCCTCAAGTATATCCCTGTTCATAACATTTACATTGATATGATGTGCCTTATTCTTAAAATAACCTCCAAGAATAGATACTAAATTATCAATTCTTTCTTCCTTAGTTTTGCCGAGTGCATCAGGAACAATTGTAAAGGTATTTGATATACCGTCCTGACAATAATCATAGGATATTTTTGCAACTGAGTTTAAAGATGCTAAAGCACCGTTTGTTTCTCTGTTATGCATTGGATTAGCGCCCGGAGCAAATGGTTCGCCTGATTTTCTTCCGTCAGGAGTTGCCCCTGTTTTCTTACCATAAACAACATTTGATGTAATAGTTAAAACGGACAATGTATGTTTAGCGCCTCTGTATGCCTTAGTTTTGCAAAGTTCATTATAGAAATCTTCTAAAACGCAGGTTGCTATAGAATCAACCCTGTCATCATCATTTCCGTATTTAGGGAAATCGCCTTCTATTTTAAAATCGCAGATTATTCCATCTTCATTTTTTATTGGTGTAACTTTTGCATATTTTATAGCACTTAAAGAGTCACAAAGAACGGAAAGCCCTGCAACACCAAATGCCATAAATCTTCCTACTTTGGTGTCGTGAAGTGCCATCTGAAGTTTTTCATAGGCATATTTATCGTGCATAAAATGGATAACATTCATTGTGTTAACATAAAGTCTGCACATCCATTCTTTATACACATTAAAACGTTTCATTACATCATCGTAATCTAAAACTTCTGAAGATACAGGTTCCATTACGGGTCCTATCTGGTCGCCTGTCTTTTCATTTTTACCACCGTTTAGTGCCATTAAAAGAAGTTTTACAAGATTACATCTTGCACCGAAAAACTGCATTTGTTTGCCGACCTGCATAGCCGAAACACAACACGCAATCGCATAATCGTTGCCATATTTTTCTATCATTACATCATCATTTTCATATTGAATAGAATCAGTATCAATAGAAACTTTTGCTACATACTTTTTAAAGTTTTCAGGCAGTTTTTCACTCCATAAAATAGTCATATTAGGCTCTGGTGCTGTACCTAAATTATAAAGTGTATGTAAAAATCTGAATGCAGTTTTTGTAACAAAGGATTTATTTCCTTCACACATTCCACCTATGCTTTCGGTTATCCACATCGGGTCACCGCCGAATAAGTCATTATATTCAGGAGTTCTTAAGTGCCTTACTATTCTTAATTTTAAAACGAACTGGTCAATAAGTTCCTGAGCACCTTTTTCATCTAAAATCCCGTTGTCCATATCTCTTTTAATATAGATATCTAAAAATGCAGTATTTCTTCCCAAACTCATAGCAGCTCCGTTTTGTTCTTTTACTGCACCTAAGTATGCAAAATACAACCATTGAACTGCTTCTTTTGCATTTTTTGCAGGCTGTGAAATGTCAAACCCGTATAGCTTTGCCATTTCTTTTAACTTTTCCAAAAAATCTATTTGTTTATAAAGTTCTTCTGAAAGTCTTATGTTTTCCTCGCACATATCAAGTGATGCAAGATTCTTTTTATCCTTTTTCTTTTCTTCGATAAGCCTGTCAACCCCGTAAAGAGCTACACGTCTGTAATCGCCTATAATTCTTCCTCTGCCGTAAGCATCAGGAAGACCTGTTAAAATTCCTGCACTTCTTACTTTTCGCATTTCATCGGTATATGCGCGGAACACCCCGTCATTATGAGTGGTTTTATACTTAAACTCATTTTCAACTTTTTCGGACAACTTATATCCGTACGCTTCACAGGCATTTCTTGCCATTCTTATTCCGCCGAAAGGGTTAACACCTCTTTTTAACGGTTTATCAGTTTGAAGACCGAATATAACTTCGTTTTCTTTATCAACGTATCCTGCTTTAAATGTAAGTAAAGATGTAACAGTATCAACATCAACATCTAAAACTCCACCGTTTTCATGCTCTTTTTTCAGAAGATCATTTGTAATATTTAAAATATTCTTTGTTTTATCGGTAACACCTTCCAAAAATTCTTCGTTACCGGTATATTCAGTATAGTTATTAATAAGAAAATCTGAAACATTAATTTCCTCTTTCCACTTTTCCCCTTTAAACTGTTCCCAATAATTCATATTACCTTCTCCTTTCTATTAAAAAAGGGCATTCTTACAAAGAAGAATGCCCAGACGGTCGGCTTTTAATACGATACATCACCTTGTGGTTAATTCCACAAAATCCGTCAGCGATATATCTACATATATTCTATATTATTTTTTTCATTTTGTCAATACTAAAAAATTCGTTCCAGGCTTTTTTCTTCGCTCTCGATATCCCAGATATCCTCAAAGTATATCTCGTCTTTTACTATTATAAGTTTTTTTAGATCAAAATCTATTTTTGATACCATACCCTCTTTTTTTATATATTCGCCTTCATAATAATAAATAACCTTTATTATCATACCTTTTTCTACAAGGTTTAATTTATACGATAAATCCTGAGCCTTATCTTCTAAGATTTCATGGCGGGGTACAACTATTTTTTCTTTTTCGAGTATTTTTCTATAAAAACCTTTAAGCGGAGAAAATGGTGCAAACTGCCTTGCTCTTTCAATCACCGTTATGACCTCCCACAAGCGTATTTCTCTTTTTACCCGTTGCTTTTTCTTTATAATTCATTCCTTTTAAAATTGCATTCTTACCATATTTCTTTTTTATATCAATTATTGCTTTTTGCTTACTTCTTTCTTTATCATTCATTAAAAAATCTGAAAAGAAATCTAAATTAACATATTCTTCAATCACAAGGTTATTAAAGCCTATATTGACTTTTCTTATGGGTGCATTTTTATGAGTTGTTTTATCAAAATAATCTAAAAAATATTCGGTAAGTTTTTTTTGCGAATTTGTATAATTATTTATTTTTATCGTTCCGCCTGTTGTTTTATTCGTGCTATCTGAGTATCCTATACGCAGTGTTATAGAATTTGTCACAAGATTTTTATCAACTAAATCAAGAGTCAGCATATCCACCATTTCTTTTAGCACAAGCCTTGCATCAGAATAATTATAATCTTCAAAAAGAATCTGACCGTTAGAAATTGATGTTGTTTTGGTTTCATAATGTTTGATGTCATAAATAGTACAAGGCTCTATTCCTTTTGAGTGGTCAATTAAATATTCTGCATTTACTCCGAACTCACGGTATAAAAGCCTTTCCTCCATCTGCGATACGCCGTACAAATCATACACGCCAAACTTTTCAAGCCTTTTTGCAATACCGCTTCCCACATTCCAGATATCAGTTATAGGTTTGTGGTGCCATATTTTTTCTTTAAATAAGTCTTCGTCTAAATAACCTATAAAATCGTCAGCATTTTTTGCGGTTATATCAAGGGCAACTTTTGCCAAAAAAAGATTAGTGCCAATACCTGCAGTTGCTCTTATTTTTGTTTTTTTATATACCTCGTCCATTATCATAAGAGCAAGTTCTTTCGGAGTTTTATTATAAAGTTCAAGATAATTTGTTATATCAAAAAAACATTCATCTATTGAATAAATATGGATATCGTCTTTTGATATGAATTTCAAATATATTTCATAAATATTTGCAGAGTATTCTATATAAAGATTCATTCGGGGTTTTGCAATAATATAATCAATATCTTTTGGAATTTCAAATATTCTTCCCCTGTTTTTAACGCCCCTTGCTCTTATCCCAGGAGAAGCAGCAAGGCAAATAGCCCCTCTTCCTCTTTTCTCATCTGCTACCACAAGATTTGTTGTAAAGGGGTCAAGTCCTCTTTCTGCACATTCAACCGATGCGAAGAAACTTTTTAAATCAATACATAAATAATACTTTTCCATAATTATAAATTTTTAAGAACTTCCTTAATAAAATCCCATGTTCTTTTTGTTGATGAAATACTTAATCTTTCTTTCGGTGTGTGAATATCAAATATATCAGGGCCAAACGATATTGCGTCAAGATTTTTAATTTTTTCTCCTAAAACCCCACATTCAAGCCCTGCATGAATTGCCTTGAATTCAGGCTCTTTGTTATATAGGTTATTATATGCTTTTTTAATAGCATCTCTCAAATAAGACTCAGATTTATACTCCCAAGGAGAGTATTCACCTGAAATTTCTACAGAAGCACCTGCAAGATTGGCAACACTTGTCACTTTATCTATAAGCGCTTTCTTTTCGCTTTTAGAAGAACTTCTTACAGAGTATGACGCTTCTAACCTTTCTTTAAATATTCTTAAAATCCCCATATTAAGAGAAGTTTTAACAAGTCCTTTTATTTCCATATCCATACTTATTATGCCATTAGGAAGTGCCATAAGCATATTTACTGCTTTAAATGTTGAATCTTTAGTTAACGCCAAAGAAGTATCATTAACTTTTTCATATTCTATCATAATATCAGGATCGGCTACATTAAACTCTTTTTTTAAATCACTAAAATACGAATCTATAATATTATCAACGTTTTCATCACAATAAAAAGAAAATTCAGTAAGAGGCGGTATTGCGTTATCTTTAAGTCCGCCTTTAATATCAACTAAATTTATTTTATAATCAGTAATCAGGGAAAATAGAATTCTTGATGCTAATATATTGGAATTAGCTCTTTGCTTATCTATTTGGGCTCCTGAATGACCGCCTTTTAAATTATGAATTTTAACTGAGTATTTAGTTCCTGATGCTTTTTCATATTCTAAAGGCAAACTGCACTTTACAGTTGCACCTCCGGCGCAACTTACGGTAAAAATCCCTTCTTCTTCAGAATCAATATTTAATAGTAAATTTCCTTTTAAATCCGACAAATCAATAAAAGAAGCACCCAAAAGTCCTATTTCTTCATCAACTGTAAAAACTGCTTCAATATCAGGATGAACTATATCTTTACTTTCCAAAATTGCAAGAGCATAAGCAATTGCAATTCCGTCATCTGCTCCCAGAGTCGTACCTTTTGCAAAAACAAAGTCATCATCAACCTGCAAATTCAAACAATCGTTTTCAAAATCAAAAGGTAAAGCATCTTCTTTTTCGCAAACCATATCAAGATGACCTTGAATAATAACAG from Oscillospiraceae bacterium harbors:
- the pflA gene encoding pyruvate formate lyase-activating protein translates to MLNINSFQSLGTVDGPGVRFVVFMQGCNFKCKYCHNPETVYENKNNLFTIEEIFKKVERFKNYIFDKGGVTFSGGEPLLQAKELIPLFKLLKEKGYHIALDTNGSILNDYVKELLTYTDLVLLDLKMPNEKLYMEYMRASNKITLEFLNYLQSINKEVWIRQVIIKGVNNTKENIEFLRKVKELKNVSKIELLPFKKLCLEKYKSMNLTFEMEDFSETDIKTIENLYKAL
- the pflB gene encoding formate C-acetyltransferase, with translation MNYWEQFKGEKWKEEINVSDFLINNYTEYTGNEEFLEGVTDKTKNILNITNDLLKKEHENGGVLDVDVDTVTSLLTFKAGYVDKENEVIFGLQTDKPLKRGVNPFGGIRMARNACEAYGYKLSEKVENEFKYKTTHNDGVFRAYTDEMRKVRSAGILTGLPDAYGRGRIIGDYRRVALYGVDRLIEEKKKDKKNLASLDMCEENIRLSEELYKQIDFLEKLKEMAKLYGFDISQPAKNAKEAVQWLYFAYLGAVKEQNGAAMSLGRNTAFLDIYIKRDMDNGILDEKGAQELIDQFVLKLRIVRHLRTPEYNDLFGGDPMWITESIGGMCEGNKSFVTKTAFRFLHTLYNLGTAPEPNMTILWSEKLPENFKKYVAKVSIDTDSIQYENDDVMIEKYGNDYAIACCVSAMQVGKQMQFFGARCNLVKLLLMALNGGKNEKTGDQIGPVMEPVSSEVLDYDDVMKRFNVYKEWMCRLYVNTMNVIHFMHDKYAYEKLQMALHDTKVGRFMAFGVAGLSVLCDSLSAIKYAKVTPIKNEDGIICDFKIEGDFPKYGNDDDRVDSIATCVLEDFYNELCKTKAYRGAKHTLSVLTITSNVVYGKKTGATPDGRKSGEPFAPGANPMHNRETNGALASLNSVAKISYDYCQDGISNTFTIVPDALGKTKEERIDNLVSILGGYFKNKAHHINVNVMNRDILEDCYNHPEKYPNLTIRVSGYAVNFHKLNKEQQQEVIKRTFHNSI
- a CDS encoding YolD-like family protein, encoding MIERARQFAPFSPLKGFYRKILEKEKIVVPRHEILEDKAQDLSYKLNLVEKGMIIKVIYYYEGEYIKKEGMVSKIDFDLKKLIIVKDEIYFEDIWDIESEEKSLERIF
- a CDS encoding DNA repair protein, which produces MEKYYLCIDLKSFFASVECAERGLDPFTTNLVVADEKRGRGAICLAASPGIRARGVKNRGRIFEIPKDIDYIIAKPRMNLYIEYSANIYEIYLKFISKDDIHIYSIDECFFDITNYLELYNKTPKELALMIMDEVYKKTKIRATAGIGTNLFLAKVALDITAKNADDFIGYLDEDLFKEKIWHHKPITDIWNVGSGIAKRLEKFGVYDLYGVSQMEERLLYREFGVNAEYLIDHSKGIEPCTIYDIKHYETKTTSISNGQILFEDYNYSDARLVLKEMVDMLTLDLVDKNLVTNSITLRIGYSDSTNKTTGGTIKINNYTNSQKKLTEYFLDYFDKTTHKNAPIRKVNIGFNNLVIEEYVNLDFFSDFLMNDKERSKQKAIIDIKKKYGKNAILKGMNYKEKATGKKRNTLVGGHNGD
- a CDS encoding aminoacyl-histidine dipeptidase, translating into MNVLKGIEPERVFYYFNEISKIPHGSGNTKKISDFCVDFAIKQGLSYSQDEMNNVIIKKKKQGTLSDNTVIIQGHLDMVCEKEDALPFDFENDCLNLQVDDDFVFAKGTTLGADDGIAIAYALAILESKDIVHPDIEAVFTVDEEIGLLGASFIDLSDLKGNLLLNIDSEEEGIFTVSCAGGATVKCSLPLEYEKASGTKYSVKIHNLKGGHSGAQIDKQRANSNILASRILFSLITDYKINLVDIKGGLKDNAIPPLTEFSFYCDENVDNIIDSYFSDLKKEFNVADPDIMIEYEKVNDTSLALTKDSTFKAVNMLMALPNGIISMDMEIKGLVKTSLNMGILRIFKERLEASYSVRSSSKSEKKALIDKVTSVANLAGASVEISGEYSPWEYKSESYLRDAIKKAYNNLYNKEPEFKAIHAGLECGVLGEKIKNLDAISFGPDIFDIHTPKERLSISSTKRTWDFIKEVLKNL